In the Leptospira sp. WS4.C2 genome, one interval contains:
- a CDS encoding radical SAM protein — MAETSTLNQRPASSIKLLEEMERMYKDLPMEAIVKQDILRQGIHFLPESFLVKDPYKSKDYFIFSFDHIPLADLKDGADTKAPEEIKISGGHFGLLKTVISTRNNPTSPYKMKSKDGIPTLFLEETEIGSAEYPPIPSWYRHKTKSGKLPGEVAPVIEWGYLLYLTVFRNCQYFGKDEECAYCDINHNYRQQKGAGRPYTGVKDVEDILEVLSWVDAEDQIAKVYTLTGGSVLTNLKKKSEVDFYLQYPEAIEARFPKRWMGKLVAQAFEKEDCQKFKDAGIQIYHPNYEVWDKALFEKICPGKSSWIGYENWIRRVVDSAEVFGPENVIPNFVGGVELSEPWGFKTVAEAITSTKQGLDFFMSKGIVPRFTAWCPEPYTTLGQQAGPPLVYFCELLRAWKETFEQYKLPTPPGYGEPGPGKAVFSVSAFMDVIGYSGRN, encoded by the coding sequence ATGGCTGAAACCTCCACTCTGAACCAAAGACCTGCCTCCTCCATCAAACTCCTGGAAGAAATGGAGAGAATGTACAAAGACTTACCCATGGAAGCCATAGTCAAACAAGACATCCTAAGGCAGGGCATTCATTTTTTGCCAGAGTCCTTTTTAGTGAAAGATCCATACAAATCCAAAGACTATTTTATCTTTTCCTTCGATCATATCCCTCTTGCCGATCTAAAAGACGGGGCTGACACCAAAGCTCCTGAAGAAATCAAAATCTCAGGAGGTCATTTTGGTCTTTTGAAGACAGTGATCTCCACGAGAAACAACCCAACTTCACCATATAAAATGAAATCAAAAGACGGGATACCAACTTTGTTTTTAGAAGAAACAGAGATTGGCAGTGCAGAATACCCACCGATTCCTTCCTGGTACCGACACAAAACGAAATCAGGAAAATTGCCTGGTGAGGTAGCACCGGTCATCGAATGGGGTTACCTTTTGTATCTCACTGTCTTTCGAAACTGCCAATACTTCGGTAAAGACGAAGAATGTGCTTATTGCGATATCAACCATAACTACCGCCAACAAAAAGGTGCCGGTCGCCCTTATACGGGCGTGAAGGATGTCGAAGACATTTTAGAAGTCCTTTCTTGGGTGGATGCAGAGGACCAAATCGCCAAAGTGTACACATTGACCGGGGGATCAGTTCTTACCAATTTAAAGAAAAAATCAGAAGTGGATTTTTACCTCCAATACCCAGAAGCGATCGAAGCTCGGTTTCCCAAACGTTGGATGGGGAAACTCGTGGCCCAAGCCTTTGAAAAAGAAGACTGCCAAAAGTTCAAAGATGCGGGAATCCAAATCTATCACCCCAATTATGAAGTTTGGGACAAGGCACTCTTTGAAAAGATCTGTCCTGGAAAGTCCAGTTGGATTGGTTACGAAAATTGGATTCGTCGTGTGGTGGATTCTGCCGAAGTCTTTGGTCCTGAAAATGTCATTCCCAACTTTGTGGGTGGAGTGGAACTTTCAGAACCTTGGGGATTTAAGACTGTAGCCGAAGCCATAACTTCCACAAAACAAGGTTTAGATTTCTTTATGTCCAAAGGGATTGTTCCGAGATTTACGGCTTGGTGTCCTGAACCCTATACAACACTTGGCCAACAAGCAGGACCTCCACTTGTTTATTTTTGTGAGCTCCTTCGAGCTTGGAAAGAAACCTTTGAACAGTACAAATTGCCCACTCCTCCAGGGTATGGGGAACCAGGCCCAGGAAAGGCGGTATTTTCTGTTTCTGCTTTTATGGATGTGATAGGATATTCTGGACGAAATTAG
- a CDS encoding PLP-dependent aminotransferase family protein: MPTIFSAKRTSFVRTSVIREILKLTVENSDILSFAGGLPNPDLLPKNILSSVMESVVRDHSTTALQYGDSSGYEALRIQVSEKLTDVHWTSLDSIFITHGSQQGLDILGKMLMDSDTNVLLEDPVYLGALQAFSPYQPNFYSVPMEIDGPNLYLLEEILRQNNIHIFYANPSYQNPSTYTWSLEKRKQIASLLDEKEVILIEDEAYRYLDFEGKVYPSVSSFRARMDLSFVLGSFSKILSPGFRLGWTVVPEVYRSLFTAVKQGNDLNSNQFSQVVVSKLLDVLDWNDYLGSIQTFYSEKKQTLVFLLQKYLPEAKFSLPEGGMFLWVEYPKVSGKELMEGCLSRGVAMVPGSEFSPVGRSSSNFRMNFSFLGKEEMEEGVRRIAKVYRDINT; encoded by the coding sequence ATGCCAACTATTTTTTCGGCGAAACGAACTTCCTTTGTTCGGACTTCTGTCATTCGTGAAATTTTGAAGTTAACTGTTGAAAATTCTGATATCCTTTCCTTCGCAGGTGGACTTCCAAATCCAGATCTACTTCCAAAAAATATTTTAAGTTCCGTTATGGAGTCTGTGGTTCGAGATCATTCTACAACGGCTCTTCAGTATGGAGATTCTTCTGGATACGAGGCACTCCGAATCCAAGTTTCCGAAAAATTAACGGATGTTCATTGGACTTCCCTTGATTCTATTTTCATCACCCATGGTTCTCAACAAGGATTAGACATTTTAGGAAAGATGTTGATGGATTCGGATACCAATGTCTTATTAGAAGATCCCGTTTATTTGGGGGCTTTGCAGGCATTTTCTCCCTACCAACCTAATTTTTATAGTGTACCCATGGAGATAGATGGCCCCAATCTTTACTTGCTGGAAGAAATCTTAAGACAAAACAATATCCATATTTTTTATGCAAACCCGTCTTATCAAAATCCATCAACTTATACTTGGTCTTTGGAAAAAAGAAAACAGATTGCCTCCCTATTAGATGAAAAAGAAGTCATCCTGATTGAAGATGAAGCCTACAGATATTTGGACTTTGAAGGAAAAGTATATCCATCAGTCAGTTCCTTTCGTGCTAGGATGGACCTAAGCTTTGTTTTGGGAAGTTTTTCAAAAATTTTATCTCCAGGTTTTCGGTTGGGTTGGACCGTAGTTCCAGAAGTCTATCGTTCTTTGTTTACCGCAGTCAAACAAGGGAATGATCTAAATTCAAATCAGTTCTCCCAAGTGGTTGTCTCCAAACTTTTGGATGTTTTGGATTGGAATGATTACTTAGGTTCCATCCAAACCTTCTATTCGGAGAAAAAACAAACCTTGGTTTTTTTACTGCAAAAGTATCTTCCCGAAGCAAAGTTTTCCCTTCCTGAAGGAGGGATGTTTCTTTGGGTCGAATATCCCAAGGTTTCAGGGAAAGAATTGATGGAGGGTTGTCTAAGCAGAGGTGTCGCCATGGTTCCTGGAAGTGAATTTTCTCCTGTGGGCAGATCCTCATCAAACTTTCGGATGAACTTTAGTTTTCTTGGAAAAGAAGAAATGGAAGAGGGAGTGAGGCGGATCGCAAAAGTTTATCGAGACATAAATACGTGA
- a CDS encoding PP2C family protein-serine/threonine phosphatase, protein MRKQILLTGVFSLLLFTFACLNPEQEEPHRFRQGVLDIHDLTFNENTIIDLQGEWEFYFGEFHYPPFHGEKPLTGYLAIPSSWQDEEFGGEELPRTGHVTLRAFIHVSKQTIGQELRIFIPDIASSYRFFANGVLIGGQGKPGINQFDDTPRIKSKYYTLIPDKEVIELVFHIANYDNNFGGFWAIPSLGNKNALDREKMLSNARELFLLGALVLIGLYHFGLYFYKRKETSIFYFALFCFLLGIRLAFTGERYILELFPGFHWPTAFRIEFASYYFAVPTFLLFIYSLFPEESNKKYVRYVLVASTIFALTLFLPISVFTILLYGFQALSFFTIGYVIHINLKAVFNKRPNSKLFFLGLLVLAFSVAFDILRHSVNNRGIGLTPYALLCFIFIQSLILSSRIANAFLRAEELAESLKISNESLLAVTENLEQIVSERTYQLNSSLNRIKKDLLLAKKIQQKILPEDGIKFEHLKIHLYFQPQEEVGGDFYDIFELDNGTVRFFVADATGHGIQAALYTMAIKSEYEAIKRFITKTDDLMNHLNQKIQNKFSGLKIVFSGFLLDIDTKTKTIYYSSAGHPNQIFQSGDNQTILNRTGNIIGLKKDQPYTQKQFQMAMGDRILLFTDGMLEQKNESREEFGMERIQKILTDYQGKESERVLAELVIQLFLFQGKEEQEDDQTMVLIEWERTS, encoded by the coding sequence ATGCGAAAACAAATCCTACTAACGGGAGTTTTTTCTCTCCTGCTTTTCACGTTTGCTTGTCTGAACCCCGAACAGGAGGAACCACATCGTTTCCGCCAAGGGGTATTGGATATCCATGACCTGACTTTCAATGAAAACACGATCATAGACCTACAAGGGGAATGGGAGTTCTATTTCGGTGAATTTCACTACCCTCCCTTTCACGGTGAAAAACCTCTTACGGGATACCTGGCCATTCCGAGTTCCTGGCAGGATGAAGAATTTGGGGGAGAAGAATTACCAAGGACAGGACACGTCACTTTACGCGCGTTTATTCACGTCAGCAAACAAACGATAGGTCAAGAATTGAGAATTTTCATTCCCGATATTGCCTCCTCCTATCGTTTTTTTGCCAATGGGGTCCTCATTGGTGGGCAAGGCAAACCAGGAATCAATCAATTTGATGATACACCTAGGATTAAATCCAAATATTATACTCTCATTCCCGATAAGGAAGTCATCGAACTTGTTTTTCATATTGCCAACTATGATAACAATTTTGGTGGATTTTGGGCCATACCGAGTTTAGGAAATAAAAATGCCTTAGATCGAGAAAAGATGTTATCCAATGCACGGGAACTTTTTTTACTCGGAGCTCTTGTTCTCATAGGTTTGTATCATTTTGGATTGTATTTTTATAAACGAAAAGAAACTTCCATCTTCTACTTTGCTCTTTTTTGTTTTTTACTTGGGATTCGTTTGGCATTTACTGGAGAAAGGTACATTCTGGAATTATTTCCTGGATTTCACTGGCCCACTGCATTTCGCATTGAATTTGCTTCCTATTATTTTGCGGTTCCCACATTTTTATTATTTATCTATTCTCTTTTCCCAGAGGAATCTAATAAAAAATATGTTCGGTATGTGTTAGTCGCAAGTACCATTTTTGCGCTCACACTTTTTTTACCAATTTCTGTATTTACCATTTTGTTGTATGGGTTTCAAGCCTTATCTTTTTTTACAATTGGCTATGTCATTCATATCAATTTGAAAGCAGTGTTTAACAAACGCCCCAATTCCAAATTGTTTTTTTTGGGACTTTTGGTTTTGGCATTTTCAGTTGCCTTTGATATATTAAGACACAGTGTAAACAATCGTGGAATTGGGCTTACCCCTTACGCCCTACTTTGTTTTATCTTTATCCAATCACTCATTCTATCCAGTCGGATTGCCAATGCATTTTTACGAGCTGAAGAATTAGCGGAAAGTTTAAAGATTAGTAACGAATCGCTACTCGCGGTCACAGAAAATTTGGAACAAATTGTTTCCGAAAGAACCTACCAGTTGAATTCGTCTTTAAATCGAATTAAAAAAGACCTCCTTCTTGCCAAAAAAATCCAACAAAAGATTCTCCCTGAAGATGGAATCAAATTTGAACATTTAAAAATCCATTTGTATTTCCAACCCCAAGAGGAAGTGGGTGGAGATTTTTATGATATCTTTGAATTGGATAATGGAACAGTTCGTTTTTTTGTCGCAGATGCCACGGGGCATGGAATCCAAGCAGCACTTTATACCATGGCAATCAAATCAGAATATGAAGCCATCAAACGTTTCATCACCAAAACAGATGATTTGATGAACCATCTCAATCAAAAGATTCAGAATAAATTCTCTGGATTAAAGATTGTTTTTTCGGGATTTTTATTGGATATAGATACCAAAACAAAGACCATCTATTACTCGTCAGCGGGTCACCCAAACCAAATTTTCCAATCAGGTGACAATCAAACCATTTTAAATCGTACTGGAAATATCATTGGCCTCAAAAAAGACCAACCCTATACACAAAAACAATTCCAAATGGCAATGGGAGATAGAATTCTTTTGTTTACGGATGGAATGTTGGAACAGAAAAATGAATCAAGAGAAGAGTTTGGAATGGAAAGAATCCAAAAGATTCTTACCGATTACCAAGGAAAAGAATCAGAGAGAGTGCTTGCAGAACTCGTCATCCAACTTTTCCTCTTCCAAGGGAAAGAAGAACAAGAGGATGACCAAACGATGGTTCTTATCGAATGGGAAAGAACTTCTTAA